Proteins from a single region of Theileria parva strain Muguga chromosome 1, complete sequence, whole genome shotgun sequence:
- the DDHD1 gene encoding DDHD domain protein produces MEELYEKLEKLKSMLDLDFSVQKETPCDCILIAVHGIGTTENMLENDYKSLKHSLEVVRKHWFYNQKLKLHLCFVNWKRYIVDAQNKLFDNYCIDTVKGMRRVFNLAVMDVIFYLNPKFSDYLMNNFANDLNNEITRLRNHVSGQFKDSKIAIIGYSMGSVLVDDLIRVNPDRLSNIEVSKRPRLEHKIDYFFAIGSPLSSVLVNQNPQFMKLGLKLPEDIKCYNIFHPYDPIASRWEKLIYLNMTVPKPVIVPYWYNNGLKNWYNLDQQFQYCKSVIAENLSDFSNTITKGIYNLFGTNQNNSILDQNITNNSNRRISFNNFRNKLKGKDSDERLNSNNKSESCLTDELASETVRDDDFFSDFEMDLSSTNALEKANINNTLPKRYDYQVQEDATEHFLNPLAILQSHISYWGSRDVSFFILSSIHPVRERVPLTTLLAFVESKSKALSFSTDNEDLKKEFLMVSEQAKKLLEQINREDIKNRNDSIIVLKSTWNIMNKSNDEDAEHPYESLISDHIDHDDYIN; encoded by the exons atggaAGAATTATATGAGAAATTGGAGAAGTTGAAGTCCATGTTAGATTTGGATTTTAGTGTTCAGAAGGAAACACCTTGTGACTGTATCTTAATAGCAGTTCACGGGATCGGAACCACTGAAAACATGCttgaaaatgattataAAAGCCTAAAACACAGCCTTGAAGTGGTTAGAAAGCATTGGTTTTATAATCAAAAACTTAAACTTCATCTTTGTTTTGTTAATTGGAAAAGATATATCGTTGATGCACAAAATAA attatttgataattattgTATCGATACGGTTAAGGGCATGAGACGAGTGTTTAATTTGGCAGTAATGGACGTTATTTTCtacctaaaccctaaattCTCAGATTATCTCATGAACAACTTCgcaaatgatttaaataatgagATTACCAGACTACGCAAT CATGTGTCTGGTCAGTTTAAAGATTCGAAAATTGCCATAATTGGTTATTCTATGGGCTCAGTTTTGGTCGATGATCTCATACGCGTTAATCCAGACCGACTT TCAAATATTGAGGTATCAAAGAGGCCTAGATTGGAGcataaaattgattattttttcgCCATTGGAAGTCCATTGTCATCCGTTCTCGTTAATCAAAATCCCCAA TTTATGAAATTGGGATTGAAATTACCTGAAGATATAAAGTGctataatatttttcacCCCTATGACCCAATAGCGTCACGTTGGgaaaagttaatttaccTTAATATGACTGTACCTAAGCCTGTTATTGTTCCGTATTGGTACAACAAtggtttaaaaaattggtATAATCTTGATCAACAATTTCAG TATTGTAAATCGGTAATAGCGGAGAATCTGAGTGATTTCTCAAACACGATCACTAAAGGAATTTATAACCTCTTTGGAACAAATCAAAATAATAGCATTCTTGACCAAAATATCACCAATAATTCCAACA GAAGAAtatcatttaataattttcgAAATA AACTGAAAGGAAAGGATTCTGATGAGAGATTAAATAGTAACAATAAATCTGAGTCATGTTTGACTGATGAATTGGCGTCTGAAACTGTTAGAGACGATGACTTTTTCAGCGATTTTGAAATGGATTTGTCCTCAACTAATGCTTTAGAAAAGgctaatattaataataccTTACCTAAGAGATATGATTATCAG GTACAAGAAGACGCAACGGAACATTTTTTGAACCCTTTGGCTATATTGCAATCACACATAAGTTATTGGGGATCACGAGATGTTAGCTTTTTCATCCTAAGTTCAATTCATCCAGTAAGGGAACGAGTACCTCTGACAACTCTACTAGCCTTCGTTGAGTCCAAGTCAAAGGCGCTCTCTTTTTCTACGGATAATGAAGATCTGAAGAAGGAGTTTTTAATGGTTTCAGAACAGGCTAAAAAGTTACTGGAACAAATTAATCGAGAG GATATAAAGAATAGAAAtgatagtataatagtgttgaAATCAACCTGgaatattatgaataaaaGTAATGATGAAGACGCGGAACATCCCTACGAATCCCTCATCTCTGACCATATCGATCACGATGATTATATCAACTAG